ATCTTGGCTGGAATAATCTGCTTTTTGGTCTGTGGAGATGCCCTTGAAAATGGATTAGCTCGAACTCCTCCCATGGGATGGGTAAGTTGTTGGCATCAAAGTAACACAAGCTATAGAatttatatttcaaattttatcagcTTGCATGGGAAAGGTTCCGTTGTAATACAGACTGCAAAAATGATCCAGAAAACTGCATTAGGTATGCATTGCTTTACACAGTAGGCCTACTTCTTGGTTcacacaagttttttttttagtttttttaagtttaatttcaaCATTGTACATTTAGTGAAAAACTATTTATGAAGATGGCTGATATCATGGTATCTGAAGGATATTTAAGTGCTGGTTATAATATAATTTCATTGGATGATTGTTGGCTTGATCATAATCGCTCAGAGAGTGGGCAACTCCAAGCTGATGCTTCTAGATTCCCTAGTGGAATCAAAGCACTTGCTGACTATGTAAGTTGAATTAACTTCATACTATTTGGTGTTCTGCCATCATCTGTTTTCCCTTagtaataacttttttttaggttCATTCTAAAGGTTTACAATTTGGAATGTATGAAGACTATGGAACTCTTACTTGTGGAGGTAGttggaaatgaatcaaaatttatTCTGTATGTGAGTTATTTGTTGTATTTAAATGATTGATAGGATATCCAGGGATTCTCAATCATTTAGAAACAGATGCCAAAACTTTTGCTGAATGGGGAGTTGATTATGTTAAACTTGATGGATGCTATGCAGATCCTTCTGAAATGGATAAAGGTACCTTATTCTAAATATGAATTGTTAAAGAAAATATGTTGCAACTTatcttttcaaaacatttgtaATAGGTTACCCTGAATTTGGTACTCTTTTGAATCTTACTGGTAGACCCATGGTGTACTCCTGTAGTTGGTAAAAACCTTAATATGGCTAGTTAAcgtgattttgaaaataagtttttattCTGTATTTTAGGCCGGATTATCAGCTTGATAAAGGAATAAAAGTAAGTCATGATTATTAATCAACCCAGTTATTAGTAATTACAGGATTTGTCAATTTTCGTTTAATTTAGCCTAATTATACCTTCATTGGAACTGTTTGTAACCTTTGGCGAAACTTTGACGACATCGATGATTCGTGGGTTAGTGTGTCGAGCATCATTGATTATTATGGTGATAATCAAGACACGCTGATCCCGGTCGCTGGACCTGGTCATTGGAATGATCCTGATATGGTAAACTGTAgtttaatattttgtttcaaaaaattccattaaaatagttcctttttttattcgtagCTCATTATTGGCAATTTTGGTTTAAGCTTTGATCAATCACGAGCACAAATGGCCATGTGGGCGGTTTTAGCCTCACCACTCTTTATGTCTGTCGATTTGCGAACAATTCGACCAGAGATGAAAGCAATACTTCTCAACAAAAACGTAATTGCCATTAATCAGGATCCATTGGGCGTTCAAGGCAGACGTATTTACAAGGTATGAGCAATTTTTACTACGGCATACGTTTTgtttgtaaataataaatcGTTTTTGTTTGTGGTTGTGTGCGTGTGTCTATCAGAAATCCGGCGTTGAAATTTGGATAAAGGGTGTTGAGCCCAGCTTAGGAGCTGATCGTTCTGCCGCAGTTGTTTTCCTTAACCAGCGTACAGATGGAACACCAACTCGAGTATCTGTGATATTGCGTGATATCGGCCTTACTTCTTTGTTCGGTTACAACGTAGAAGAGCTGTTTGATGAGAAGAATCTGGGCGTCTACCGCCCTGATGACAGTCTAACCGTCACCGTTAACCCTTCTGGTAATTAAGGCGCTAAGATTTGCCCGTGAAATAAGTTAttcttcaaaaatatttttaaatacttttttattttcatttaaacaTTAGGTGTTGTGATGATTAAATGTACGGTACAAACAAAGGAGTCGCTTATTTCAGAAGCCGATTGGAACGAAGACAATGCTctcttctaaaaaaaaggtttaattCCTAATAATCTTTTACATTccttagatttaaaaaaaagcacaCAATTTTTGATTATGTCAGATCTGACGCActtgttaaaaaatatacaCGAGTTTTGCGATACTGCCAATCAAATCTAAACTTGTGACTGAATTTTTGGAAAGCAATAAGAATTTCAtgctttttaaataatagattTTTTCGCTTCACCATAATGAATAGTGGGCGGTATAATCACTGCAAAACGAAATAAGGTACAAAATTATATTTCAGGGTAATTTCTGTACTGAAGGCCaatcgtttttattttgaataaaatctTTGACAATACCCGCAAAAGACCGGAACGATATCACCCATCCGTGAAACGCTCAGGGGCAATCGACCAGTTTTAAGCAGACTATTCGACGCTATTCAGTAGTTAGATAGTTAGTATATTCTATTAATTTTTAGTAAACTCTGAAGGAATGCaactttgtttctttcaaGTTTGCAGTTTTagttaaaattgtattttgattgatttaatttgGTTATTGTGTTACATGtgcaaattaaaattctttaTTATCCCTATGAAATCACGCACGGAAGTTCTATGTATTGGTTTAGATTGATGCGACCAAAAATGTGTGGATCGACAAGTTAATGACGtaaaatgcgataaaaattccAGTTTGAAAAACAATGCGCTTTTTTAAACCTTTTCAGAATAAATAAAGTGGCGCCACAATGCATAGTGGCGACTTCGCAATAGCGGGTCGTTCTACTAAAAAAAGGCCacaatttttttccatctaTTCGGAAAagcgattttttttccttgtaagGGATGGGGTATCAAAGCAGAGTCATCTTAAGGAATTTAAcaaattctttatttcttcattcttatttagtgcattcattaaaaaattagattacgcctattactttttttttcaagttttaaatttgataaCATTTTTTCGAATGCCAAGCGGTTCCTCGTTTAATCaatatttctattttaatAAAAGTTTTAAGTTTAATCATTTCACCACCAGACGTCTCTGAAAAGAGTCCCAGAATTAAGAACACGTTCATAGTCAATCTAGTATTCTTTAAGAACTCGGGAATTGACGAGAAAGCCTTCAGTTGAAAGGATTTATCAACTTGTCCCCCTCAACATTTCTCGCCGACGAAGTGAAAAAGCCGCCTTGTCACCCTTTTTTCTTGGCTCTTTCATCTATTCTTTCTGTCTTCTTCTATTGAATTCCGATAgactttcttttgttattgGCTGTTGTTTCCTaaacattttcagtttttgacGTAGTGGCCCTGTTTGGACGCATACAGTGTCGTCCAGGCAGTTGGATTTTTTACATCATAGAAAAGGCCTCTGCCGCCGGAGAATTTGTATTCTTATTCCTTGCCCCCTCGGGTCTAAACTCCATTCCCATGAAATCCACACagttgaaaacaacaaaccaTGAGCCCAGTCAGTGAAGTGGAGGGGTACTGTCTACGCTGGAACAACCACCACGGAACCCTGATTGATGTCCTTCAATCCCTCTACCAGGAGCAGAGTTTTGTTGATTGTACCCTTGCCGCAGACGGCAAATCAATCCAAGTTCACAGACTAGTACTCTGCGCTGTATCTCCATATTTTCAGGTATATATTCTTGTGTGCAGCAATGTTCATTTGAGAAACTTGTGCTTTTCAAACGCAGGAACTTCTATCCAGCGACAGTGACAAACAAGCCATCATCTTCCTGAAGGATATTCCCTTTCATCACCTTCAAGCGCTGGTTCACTACATATACCACGGTGAGGTTAACATAGCTGAAGACCAACTTGCAGATCTACTCAGCACTGCAGAGTCCCTGCAAATTAAGGGTCTTACCGACAGTGATTGTAAGATGAACAATATTGAGCAGAGGAACCCTGATGACCTCGCTGAAAGTCTTCGCCTGAACCAGATAGGACAGAGCATCAACATCACTGAAACCTCCTGTGAAGCCAGCTCGCCCGATTCGTGTGAAGTCGCTGCAACCCTTGTGGCCCAGGGACCGTCACCGAGCCTAACCTCAGCCACCCTGTCTCTTCCCTTTATGACAACAACGTCAACAACTTCCTTGCACTCGTTACAACAGCCTATCTACTCGGCCAACCCCATGGCTTCCCAGGTACATTGGTGAGTTTACAACGATTACAAGTtgtgttttattaattttattcgcAGGCAAACAATAACGGCGTGGCTTTCTCGGTGGCGCCCAAGCTGGACACCGAGAACGACGGAAGTGCGGCTAGTGAGAATGAGGAATGGAGTGACGCTGACCTGACAGGACCTACGACACCTCACCAGGCGCAACCTCATCAAACACAATCCCACCAAACACAAGCTCATCAAACACAGGCACACCAAGTTACGGCTGCTGCCGTCGCTGCAGCGGCCGTAGCCGCACAGTCGTTCGCTTCCACAACGCCATACCGtatgaaatgtttcaaatttttccacgaccaaacaaaaagaagttaatttttaattttgattcaatagctCACGTTCCTTGGGGAGAGAGTCTGGCAGCTGCAGCAGCCGCCGCCATTGCCTCTACCTCTTCACTTGCTGGCCCGTCAGGAACACTAGGAGTTTACAATATTCAAGCACCATCAACCGCGCCACCCGTCATTGCTCCAGTTCGTGGCAAACAACGTAATTCATAATATCAAACGGTCATTCTAAATTTGAtaatgctaatttttttatgttttcctaTAGGTAACAGTCGCCGTCCATCTCGACCGTCAGGCAATTCGACTTCAGCCACCCTGATCCAAGACAAACCGTATGTGTGCCCACGCTGTGGTCGGTGCTACTCACGACGCGGTGCTCTTATTCAGCACCAGCGCTACGAGTGCGGGATCGAGCCGCAATTTTCCTGCCCCATGTGCCCCTACAAGATAAAACGCAAGGACAGCCTCAACCGGCATATTCGCAATATGCACCACAATCAGAATACCAACTAACGTGACTGTGTGTAGCCGCCATTACGACGTGTGCACGCGTGCGTGCGTGTTAGAtatacaaacaaaatttaatacaGAGGCAACCGTTTCCTCCTCCTTCAACACAGCTCTTTACGTGTCCTTAGGTGCCTGTTTGTTAGTGTCGAAGTGACTAAGTGAAACTAAAAGTGAAACGTTGAAACTTTATAAAGTTTTTTGTGCactgatcctttttttttctagtgaagaattcctttttcttttgtctgagtgtggttctttttttaaaattgtagatGATGTGCCGGTTCAGTGATTTCATTCATTCGATGGCGCTTTAAAAAAAGTGCTTTTCTTCTGTCCTTTTGTGTGTTGGAGCGGAAGTTTCTAGCCTCCTTGAAGAATTGGCCTCTTttgtttcccatttttccattatttttttcctgggAGTTCAGCTCTTGGAAGGACTGAAATTTGTTCCGTTCcgtgaattgtttttttttttttttgtattgttttggGGAATCTCTTCGCCGTTGATGGTGTTTGAGAAAGTAAAGGAAAAATGTTGGTAAATTCTATGTCCAATCTTTGCGATGAGTTAACTTTATTATTAGAATCATTTTCCCCGTGCCCCCTCCACCTCCACAGCACACACTTCATTCCCCACCCCACTTGGACACAAATTGTCTGATAattgataaataaaatttgaaaaaaaaagtccctcaatttcaaatgaaaatccaCGCAAATTTATGAACGAATAAATTGTGGCTTTGAACTACATTGAATCAGAgtgaataatttcaattcgTTTTCAATTCATCGCAAAATTGTTCAAAAAATTAGCTCTGGCAACTGCGCGATTCTGTTTTATTTACTTTACGTTTCTTCTGCTCTGGCTCCAGACGCTATGAGTTTCTTTCCAGCTGCTAACTAAATCTCCACATTGTTagacaaatttgtttatttttctagatTCACGTTCTCCATACGACAAGATTGTTGATTCTGACGAGCGGCATCAGCGAGAAATTAGATTTTACTTTGGTTTGAAACTAGGTTGACTCATGAACACTTCAATTACGAAAGACCTTTAGAAAAACATGGAGAACGGTGAAGAACTAGTCGGCCCACCTCAGTTGTCCCTTCAATGGCATCAACATCACAACACTCTAGTCTCCCTGCTGGATGCTCTTTGGGAGCGGCAGGAGCTTGTTGATGTCACTCTGGCTGCAGATGGCCAGCACATAAATGTTCACAGAATCGTATTGTGTGCATGCAGTAAATTCTTTCAGGTACAGCTAACTAACATGTGGATCAATATTGTTTTTTcgtaaataatttttgaattttgacattcaGGATGTACTAACTCTGAAAGGTAACTCTGATAAACAAATCATTGTTTTCTTGAAGGATGTCTCATATAGTGACCTGAAGGCCTTAGTCGACTATATGTACAAGGTATGGATTATGAATGTAACACTCACAGCTACTTTGCCTaaccaaaattcttttctgttttaaaggGGGAAGTGCGAATCAATGAAGACCAACTGAACTCGTTCCTACACACAGCAAAATCTCTGGGTATCCGTGGCTTGATGGGTGATGGCAAGAAAGTAGACATAGAAaatgacaagaaaagaaagcgCAGACATTCAGTAGAGCTTTCAAGTgatcaggaagaagaagaagaggacaaCAGCCTTACAGCTTCATCgcctcctccaccaccaccaccgctacTCAAGCACAAAACCAGCCTCACGAAACCGCAGAATCTCGAAGTTAAATGTGAATTACCGATGAACCAAGAAACTAGATTTGAATCAGCAATGAACACCATGCAACCCGAAACAGAATCATTGACACAAAATTCAAGTATTAATTCTGGCCAAGAGCTGGAAGATGACGAACTAGATTTATTTCAGCATTGCGGAGTCAACAATGTCAATAACCATCATAACAATCACCTGCACCATCCTGGACCATCTCGGCTGTCTGCAGAAGAACTTCATTCATCTGGTCAAGGTAAATtccgaaacaaaataataaacttaTTTTCTTTAGAAAGAGGACAGAAAAGGTAGCGCAAAATTATGACAGTCATTATATGTCACACCCATACGGGAACTGGAATTAGCCGACCAATTCAATGTGGTGTTACGGCAAAATTTAAATGCCCACTCTGTGGGAAACGTTCTCGGCTTAAGCATTAACTGGTCGAACACATTTCCGGAACGCTAGATCATTGTCGTCGTTTTCCCTTCTATATTTCCCACCAACCAGGGGGTGGGAGGCGGgctcaaaatttgaaatgggtTGACACCAATTAGTTTGCGGTTACAACTTACTTTGTTTCTAACCTGTTCTGCTATTTTCTAGATTTACTGGTCGAACACATGGCCTGGGGGTCGGTCCACAACGGGTCAGTGGATAATCACCATCTTCATCATCACGATCCCGATCCTGGACCTGGTCGTCATTCATGTCCTAGATGCGGCCGAACGTACAAATGGAAACAGACTTTATTGCGGCATGTGAAATACGAATGTGGCGTGGAACCTCAGTTTATCTGTCCAATCTGTCGGGCACCCTTTCATCACCGGAATGTTCTGCAGAGACACATGAATTTGCACAGTAGACCCAAGTGATGCTGTAACTAAAATTAGGAGCTTACTAAACTACTTCTGTTCTGAGAAGCCACCAAATGTTATCACTGAGAAATATGTCAACTAAGATTTGCCATGTGTAGCCAAATAAAGTACATTTGTTACCATTCTCAATTCGAGAGTTATTTTATATCGTTTTTATCTCAGTTATTGTGTACAAcaggtttatttttgttcactCTAGCGAATTAGAAACTTACCAAACTATTTCGAGTTCAACACTTCCAAAGAAAATCAAGTTCTTTGAATATATTTGCTGcgtcattatttttatttaacagCGGATTTGTATGCGTATGCTGTGTGCACTTATGCATATCAGATGAGCGCATATTGTTGAGTTTTCAGTTTCCATTTGGaagttattttttgtgtgcTGCACGGACTTTCTCTTTCGTGTATAAAGTTATAGGTTCATGGGTTCATTAACCAAACgtatcggatttttgaactagaAACTATCGACGGTGTAGTATCGCAGTTTATAGCAGACGAATTCGTTTGAGTTGTTTTCCTTCgtttcacacacacaaccccAACTGTTTGAATCGAACGCAAAGTGAATACGTAATTTCCTCACGTTTTGGCAAGCTTATCAAATCGAGTTTtctcaaaaatgaatttgctgTCGAACGTACATTTAGGATTGAGCGATCCAACCTCGAATCCCGAAAGGACGACCCACATCATCACGAACGATTATCAGTATTATCATTACAAATGCGATGGTTTTGATGATGTGGTGAGGCATCATCATATTATGCAGTGTGGGAGTAAactcttgaatttttctttgacCTCATTACATGATGTTACATACGCAGGGATGGGGTTGTGGATACAGAACTCTCCAGACCATTGCCTCCTACCTTtcactccagcagcagcagccaggtaAAAAAGCTGGACAAGTTCCAAGTCTCAAGGAAATTCAAGAAACACTAGTTGCCATTGAAGACAAGAAGAAATCTTTTGTAGGATCAAGAGAATGGATTGGAAGTTTTGAAGTATGTTGGCACAATTCCACATTAATATATAATAATGTTTCAGATTTGAAATCTAATTTGAATTCTTTGACCATATTTTCTATTTCACAGGTGTGTTTAGTAATTGACAAGCTTTTTGATGTTCCCTGCAAAATTCTCCATTGTCCTTCTGGTGAAAATGCAATGACAGACATTTTTCCAAAGTTGGAAGAACACTTTGCCAAATCATCCGCCCGACCAATTATGATGGGCGGTGATCACGATGCTTCTTCTAAAGGAGTCCTCGGTACTTGTTGCGTCGACAATGACCACTGGCTGCTGGTTCtggtgagagaaaaaaatttctaaaaatgtcTTGTGTGTAGTGTACATAGCTGAAATGTTTGTATTGTACTagatctgttttttctttcttttttcggatgtgtgtgtatataggaCCCTCATTATTACCACCAACGAGGACAACATCAAACATCTGCT
This sequence is a window from Daphnia pulicaria isolate SC F1-1A chromosome 7, SC_F0-13Bv2, whole genome shotgun sequence. Protein-coding genes within it:
- the LOC124349304 gene encoding ufm1-specific protease 1-like, encoding MNLLSNVHLGLSDPTSNPERTTHIITNDYQYYHYKCDGFDDVGWGCGYRTLQTIASYLSLQQQQPGKKAGQVPSLKEIQETLVAIEDKKKSFVGSREWIGSFEVCLVIDKLFDVPCKILHCPSGENAMTDIFPKLEEHFAKSSARPIMMGGDHDASSKGVLGTCCVDNDHWLLVLDPHYYHQRGQHQTSAVKLQKEGYVRWTHTSEFDKQSFYNICLPQFNSSS
- the LOC124349290 gene encoding longitudinals lacking protein, isoforms A/B/D/L-like; this translates as MSPVSEVEGYCLRWNNHHGTLIDVLQSLYQEQSFVDCTLAADGKSIQVHRLVLCAVSPYFQELLSSDSDKQAIIFLKDIPFHHLQALVHYIYHGEVNIAEDQLADLLSTAESLQIKGLTDSDCKMNNIEQRNPDDLAESLRLNQIGQSINITETSCEASSPDSCEVAATLVAQGPSPSLTSATLSLPFMTTTSTTSLHSLQQPIYSANPMASQANNNGVAFSVAPKLDTENDGSAASENEEWSDADLTGPTTPHQAQPHQTQSHQTQAHQTQAHQVTAAAVAAAAVAAQSFASTTPYPHVPWGESLAAAAAAAIASTSSLAGPSGTLGVYNIQAPSTAPPVIAPVRGKQRNSRRPSRPSGNSTSATLIQDKPYVCPRCGRCYSRRGALIQHQRYECGIEPQFSCPMCPYKIKRKDSLNRHIRNMHHNQNTN
- the LOC124349297 gene encoding longitudinals lacking protein, isoforms F/I/K/T-like; translation: MENGEELVGPPQLSLQWHQHHNTLVSLLDALWERQELVDVTLAADGQHINVHRIVLCACSKFFQDVLTLKGNSDKQIIVFLKDVSYSDLKALVDYMYKGEVRINEDQLNSFLHTAKSLGIRGLMGDGKKVDIENDKKRKRRHSVELSSDQEEEEEDNSLTASSPPPPPPPLLKHKTSLTKPQNLEVKCELPMNQETRFESAMNTMQPETESLTQNSSINSGQELEDDELDLFQHCGVNNVNNHHNNHLHHPGPSRLSAEELHSSGQDLLVEHMAWGSVHNGSVDNHHLHHHDPDPGPGRHSCPRCGRTYKWKQTLLRHVKYECGVEPQFICPICRAPFHHRNVLQRHMNLHSRPK
- the LOC124349292 gene encoding alpha-N-acetylgalactosaminidase-like, with the protein product MKLTILAGIICFLVCGDALENGLARTPPMGWLAWERFRCNTDCKNDPENCISEKLFMKMADIMVSEGYLSAGYNIISLDDCWLDHNRSESGQLQADASRFPSGIKALADYVHSKGLQFGMYEDYGTLTCGGYPGILNHLETDAKTFAEWGVDYVKLDGCYADPSEMDKGYPEFGTLLNLTGRPMVYSCSWPDYQLDKGIKPNYTFIGTVCNLWRNFDDIDDSWVSVSSIIDYYGDNQDTLIPVAGPGHWNDPDMLIIGNFGLSFDQSRAQMAMWAVLASPLFMSVDLRTIRPEMKAILLNKNVIAINQDPLGVQGRRIYKKSGVEIWIKGVEPSLGADRSAAVVFLNQRTDGTPTRVSVILRDIGLTSLFGYNVEELFDEKNLGVYRPDDSLTVTVNPSGVVMIKCTVQTKESLISEADWNEDNALF